The Juglans regia cultivar Chandler chromosome 1, Walnut 2.0, whole genome shotgun sequence nucleotide sequence TGCAACAGGGAAAAATTGGACCTAATCAGAAATAAAATCAGCTTTGATAGAAATTTTGTTGTTAACAGTAGAGGATGGTGTGAGGGGTTTAGCCCTATTATGGAATTCTACTTTGGATGTGGATTTGGAATCTTTTACCTATTGGCACATATATGCTATGATCACCTTGCCAATAGAGGAGAGGAAATGGCTGTTCACGAGATTATATGGAAATACAACTactacaaaaagaaaggaaagttaGGATTTGCTTGAAGCACTAAAACCCCAAGAGAGTATACCTTGGTTATGTGCTGGAGACTTCAATGAAATACTCAAACAAAGTGAAAAATTTGGTGCTGCCAGAAGGCTTGATAAGCATATTGCAAGCTTCAAAATAGCTTTAGAGACACGGATCTTTAGGGGTGTAATTGGTCTGGTTCGAGGGAGGTCACAAACGAAAAATTTTGGTCCACCCTTTTTTCAGATCAGACCGGACTAAACCGGACTCCTAAGAACTGAACCGATTGGACCATTAGCTGTCGGTCCAATTCGGCCCGATTCGGTCCATATGAGATATGcacattttttcctcttttctttttttggtagataaattaatacaaaaagtttattaattagtaaaattaaagttaagtGAGCtttttaatgtagattatgtaactaactcattaaaaaataattaattataattatatttatgatgttaatagttaCTAACTTAGTACTATAGTATagtatgtatctacatataataacatatattatcatatgatttattgtatgatatattagttaatttgtAGCATAtatcattttacattttatatggtAAATGGTGATAGATTatagaaaattacataattaacttatacaactactctataaaataatattatatatataatattaaaaaaatctatatgtaAGTGATTTGGTCGGTTTTGGTTTAGTCTGATCTAGAAAAACGACACCCCAAGATCGGGTTGAAAACAGAATTTTGGAGACACCAAGGATCAAGATCGAGGAGTTGGGGTGAATTCGATCCAGTCCTATTCGGTCTTTTTTTcggtttggataaaaaaaaatttcaccccTGATGATCTTAGTGATCTCAGTTACCTAGGGATAGATTCACCTAGAGAAACAATAGAGATGGTGATAACTTCACTAAGAAGAGGCTTGATCGAGCTTTAGTAAACTCAGCATGGTTTAATATGTATGAAGATCACACTGTGAACAACCTAGCTGCCATTTACTCGAACCATAGTCCCTTTCTAACCTCTTTGCAGCTTCATTATGTATATAAGAACAAAGATAGAATTTTCAGATATGAGGCTAGTTAGTTCAAAAAGGCAGATTGCAACAAAGTGATTAAGGACACCTTGTATGGTGCTACGAACTCATTTAGTAAACTGCAAGCAACTAGTGTTGGATTACAAAGATGTCAGCTGAGACTAAGACAATGGAGCAAAGATATGCACAGGAATTAAGGCCAGCTCATCAAATCAGAAATGGAAATGCTTAATATGTTACAAGAGACCAACAAGGGCCATTTAAATACGAATATCAAATGTCTGCAAAAAGAGATTGATTTGTTGCTTGAAAAGGAAGACACCAAGTGGAAGCAGAGAGCCAAACAAGCATAGTTAAAGGCGGGAGATAGAAATACTACGCCTTTCCACAAACGTGCTAgttagagggaaaaaaaaaaccaacattaTCCATAagactaggggtgaaaaccgaccccTTCGGTTCGGTTcttgggcaaaaccgacgccgaccgacaGGTAATTTGCGGGGAGAaacaccggccgaaaccgatcgacGAGGAGGAGAAACACCGGCCGAAACCGTTGCTTCCTTTCTCTatcggttcacggtcggttcccGGACCGAGCTTcctctgagagagtagagagagagattgttgcagaggagagagagagagagagaggatgagagctGGTAACTGGTAAGAAcgcgaggaagaagatgaagctattttgaaacgacgccgtttggtttaaacgaaacggcgtcgttctacttaatttttttttaaatcgttataaattaaacgacgccgtttggtttaataccaaacggcgtcgttctacttatgtttaaaacacaactaaggcttaaaacgacgccgttccacttaaacttaagtagaacggcgtcgttttaagtttaaaatatatataaaaggaaatagtttatttagtcggccggttcagcggttttaATCTGGTtcgaaccgacgccgaaccggccgatatcggttttctctattttatgcCTCACGCCGACCGGTTCCCTGCCGGTTTCGTCCGGTTCCGAGCTCTggcggccggtctgagtcggtctaggtcggtttttcggttttttgtacagccctacATAAGACTACAAATGGAGAAGGGCTAGCAACCACTAAGCCTGAGGAGATCAGTCACATCTTTCAGAGATATTTCTAGGACTTGTTCTCAAATCCAATCCTATAGGGATAGATACATTTTTACAGTCATTGGAACCCTCAGTAACAGAAGATATGCTGGCCTTACAAAACAATTCTCTGCATCTGAGGTAAAAGAAACTATGTTTAACATGAAACCCCTAGGGTCCCCTGGACCTAATGGTTTTCCTACTGCTTTCTATCAAAACCATTGGGAAATAGTGAGACCAGGAGTGTGTACTGCTGTATTAGAGGCTCTAAATGATGGGATATGGTCTAAAACTTTAAATGACACTCATATTTCTCTTATTCCAAAGGCCCAATCTCCTTATAAGGTTACTAAGTTCaggcctattagtctttgtaatattttttacaaaatcgtTGCTAAAGTGTTGGCCAATAGGTTGAAGGCTACTCTTCTAGATATTATCTCCCCCATCCAAAGTGCTTTTGTGCTAGGTAAACTAATTATGGACAATGTGATAGTGGCTTTTGAAGCCATGCATACCATGAATAATAGAATGAAAGGAAAGGGTCATGGCTCTAAAGTTTGATATGAGCAAAGCTTATGACATGATAGAATGGGTGTTCCTCAAGTTTGTCATGGAGAAGATGGGTTTTGCTCAAAGGTGGATTGAAATCATCATGAAGTGTGTTTCCTCAATCTCATATTCACTTCTTATTAATGGAGCACCCCAAGAAATATTCACTCCAAATAAGGGGATTAGGTAGGGTGATCTTCTTTCACCTTACCTTTTCATCCCATGCTTTGAAGCACTCAACAATCTTCTCAATAAAGCTGAGGTTTCTGCTTTGATCACTAGTCTTCCTATGGCCAGAGGTCAAATCCACAttaaccacttttttttttttttttggtagatgACAACTTACATTTCTGTAAGGCTAGTTCATTGAAGTAGAGCAGACTCTTTAACCTTATAGAATCCTATGAGAAAGCTTCAGGTCAAAAGCTTAATAAAGAGaattcctccattttcttcGCTAAGAACACTAGAGAAGAAACCAAAGACATCATCACCAACATAGCAGGCAAGGTGAAAGACGGATTGAGGAACTGGAAACTGAAATTCCTTTCATAAGAAGGCAAGGAGATACTACTCAAATCAATTATCCAAGCCATTCCCAGTTACTGTATGGGGATTTTCAAGCTTCCCAAGCGCCTGCTACAAGAACTTAACAAAGTAATGAGGAGCTATTGGTGGGGTCAGCAAGCCAAGGAGAACAAAATTAATTGGGTGAGTTGGGATCAAATGAGGAAGTCTAAGAAGATAGAAGGTATGGGATTCAAGGATTTTGggaattttaatattgttatgcTAGCAAATCAATGTTGGAGATTAATTCAAAACCCCTCTTCTCTTGTTGCACGGGTTCTTAAGACTAAATATTACCCAACAACTACTTTCTCAAAAGCAAAAATAGGAAGCAAACCTTCCTACACATGACAAAGCATTTTAGCTGCAAGACCTCTTCTCGAAGAAAAACTTTATTAGAGAATAGGCAATGAAGAATTTGTAAGCATCTAGACTAATAAGTGGCTACCTCAACAAAGTACTTTCAAACCATAGAGTTCTATCAGATTTCTGCATGATGATACGAATGTATCTATTCTAATTGATAAAGATGTACATGGTCTGGTATGATTATGATAGggtcgtttgttttcacagatgagataagatgagttgagatgaaagttaaaagattgaataaagtattgttagaatatattttttactattatttttgttttgagatttgaaaaaattgaattatttattttattttgtattgcaagttgaaaaaattgtaatgattagataagataagatgagatgccAGATAAGATGTTTTCTATACTAGCAAACTTTGATACATGGTTAGGGCAACATGTAGGGTGGAACAAAAATAAAGTAACTAATTCTCTAGGGAAGAATGCTCTAGGCATTTCGGATACTATCATTGTATTGGAGGAAATTgctcaatttattatttttctcttatagagttttatgaataaatctatgccgtttattaaaaaaaagaaaaatctaagattaaattatttttataattaaaaaattaatcaattttaaaatttacagaCTCCACgcatattaagtaaaaaaaagaaaacattacaTCATAATGTTAATCTTTGTCGCGATTTGTAATCTTCGATTTCACCGAGAGAGCATATCCGAATTATAAAAGTCTCTCTCTATGTGAATGGACAAACGAAGCCGGTAATAGTGATTGGGAAGAAATGCAAAATCCAACCCAGTTCTCTTTgttctcttcgtcttcttcgtATAGTTGGTAACGGCGCATATAAATAGCAGTCCCGTTGATTTTTCAACGCTCCCAGATCCCCATTTTGCTCACTCTCCCCTATCTTTCATCCCTCTCATACACACCCCCTCGCAATCTCCAAACAAAACCAAGAAGCTACGACTGTAACAAaggacccaaaaaaaaaaatcaaaaaaatcaaaatgggtGCTTTCCTCAATCTCGTAGACGCCGtactcttcctcttctttgtcGTGATCGCAGTCGCAGCGCCGCTGATTGACGCCCAGATGTGTCTTCCTGCCGGCTTGTTACCGGACTTGCTGGTCGACCTCAATAACTGGTACACTCGCGAATATGGCGACTATCTTGTTGCCGAGAAGCCCCATTTTTTTGTGGGGATTGTGTGGCTAGAGCTTCTCTTTCAGTGGCCGCTCGCTCTGCTCAACTTGTACGGGATTCTGGGTGGGAAGCCTTGGTTCAATACCACGTGCTTGATCTATGGGGTCTCTTGCTTTACTTGCATGgtaattctctctctcatatgcTTTGCCAAGTTCCATTCCACAGGGAAAGcaggatcttttttttttttttttctctcttgagTGCTGTGTGCTGTTAGGTCCCAGATTTTGCGCATGTTTTGCTATTTTGGTGAAATGGGTTCATTACGAAATTTTAACAAAGTAAACCGAGCTGTGTTTGTGGGGGAGAGTGCGAGAGGCAATGGCAAAACTTAGTTGAAGGAACACAATAATGGGTGATCTGCCTTAGTTAAGCAAGAAGAATAAATTGTTCACGCTTACTGGTGGCAGTTTTTGCCAATTAGCACACCGCCGCTGCAATACCCGGAATCGTGAACAAGAAGGTGTGTGTTTGCTGCAGAGAGAGCCAGAGGCAATGGTAAAACATAGTTGAAGGAACACCGATCAAAAAACTTAGTTGAAGGAACACAATAAGGGGTGATCTGCTTACATAAGCATGAAGAACAAATTGTCCACGCTTATTGGGGCTACCTATTTCCAATTAGCGCACTGCTATTGAATATTCCGAATTAAGAATAAGAAGGTAGTGAATGAGATTTCACATTATTTGGGAGGCAGAAGTTATTGCCCTTTAAAATGATTCAAAGGAGCTCCAAGTATAACCTTAACTCGTCTTTTTAGAGTCTATGTTGGGATGTGGCTTGGGGTCTTTTTGGTTATTCCAAATGGACCATGCAACTTCTATATTGCTTCGCAGTGAGAAGGTTTTGCCCTTTATATTAATTCCAAAGGATCCAATTGTAACCACACACATTATTGTAACTAGTTTCTCCTGCTTGCATTGCCTAGAAGAAATCATCCCGTCTAAAACAACTAGTGAAAAATCGGTGATTTTCGTAGTCTTGTCTGACATAAGTTTTCCAATAAGTTGGTCACTTCTACGAAAATGGTGCATTAGCTAGAATACTCCGGGTCTGATTCCTTGAGCAATGGTGGCTGCATAGTTGGGTCCCACGGGACCCAATCCAGCATATGAtgataatctctctctctctcacatatcTTATGGGTGCATTGAGGATGGAAACTTTAGGACCACCCCGCATGATGAAGCTGCAAGTCTTGTGGCTACTGCGGGGTATCATGTCATATTAAACTACTTTTTACTACCAATGGTCTAAAAGCTTTCTTACCTAACGTTTTCCAAATTGTACTCGAAATTTTTGGTTTTCTAAATGGTTCTTCTTTCTATGCCAAAATAGTCTTTCTCATGTTAGAAGTCTTTATTACCTTGAATTATGGAtctctttttcttaaatttgtgCATTGGTGAAAATTTCAGGCTGCAATATTATCTGAATTAATGGGGTCTCAAAAGGCATCTGATAAGTTGTTGATGACGTACTTCCCGTTCATGGGTTTGGGTGTTTTAGCCTTTCTGCGTGGGCTGCTCCCACACTCCGGCAAGACTACTACAACCATTGGCAAGAGACCTTTGCTGGGCAGAAAAAAGAGGGTTTGAGATACACTTGAACAGCTCGAATTTGGTAGACTTGTCGTTTTGGGTGTTTGAAATCATTTTGGATAGTTCTGGATTTAGTCTTGATGTTTCGAAGGTGTTAATGCCACTAGCAAAACAGCTAACAAAGAAGTGGCGGTTACTTCAATTGGTTTGATTAGCGACCCTATAAGATTAATAAGTAGAAGGGAATGTTTGGTTGGACATGGAAATAGATTATCTTAGGCTTGATCACGGATTTTGGTTCATTTAATTGAGAATTGTTTCTTTTAAGTTATTAACTAGGTTGTCTTCACCACCTGATTAATTGCAGTTGTCCTCCCTCTGGATATTTGTTGAAGTTTTCATCAGGTATAATGCACCTTTTGTGGTGTTGAGAAGAAGGActtaacaaaaattcaaaaatccgaCTGTTTCTGACTCCGCACTGACTCCGataagttggagtcggagttgggCGATGTACTGATTTCGACTCCATTCCGACTCCGATTGTCCAACtctgatattgtacatattttataaaaataaatgtattttttatatattaatcatatggGAAGCGCTTTGGGCCGATGTCTCCTACAAGTGTCTTTTATCAAAGTCAAATGGGAACGTGCCACGTAAGGGGTTGATGAAAAACCTAAGTCTCTATGCTACAGgagacccctctctctctctctctctctctctctctctctctctctccccttcacGGAATCTCTAACCTGAAatcacctctctctccccttcaacTTTTGGGCTTCACCCCGCAATTGAGTCACCATTCATACTTTTCTCAATCCCTATACCCAAATCCAATTACTTGCTTGCTTGTTCTAGGATTGGATAAGCTTTAATCCAAGTCTCCTCAAGCCCACTAGTTAGCAGCGATGGCAATGAAAAAACGCTAACAATTGAGCTCCCACTCCAAATTTCCTTCAAAAGCTGCAGCACTGAGATAATGCTCTTCATATATAAGCTCTTCATATACACAATCTCAGCAAATTCCTTTGGCATTCTGAGCATGTCATCATTCTCAATAGTATTCGAAGTTGCCGTTGGATTACGTGCGTCATCCCTGTTGGCTGGTGAGGTCATCGTCGGAGCCAGGAGATCATTCATGaggattaataaaaataaaaccctaattgtcaggaaaagaaaagatgaaaatctaaatttaaaagatgaaaatcttACAATTGATGAAGTCGACATGTATCTTGCAGGTATCGTGACCCCTCGACATGAAACTAGCCAGGTACAAAATCTCCTCGacgaagagagagggaaggagagagaaagagagagaggaggtcCTCGATGGAGAGAGagtgaaggagagagagaggtgatttCGGGTTAGGAATTTTGTgaaaggagagagaaggagagggatggaaggagagagagggagggggggtcGGGAGGGGGGGTTATGCCCTGCAGCGCGGAGAATTGAGTTTTTCATCAACCCCTTACTTGGCACATTCCCATTTGTATCCACTAAAAAgcacttgtaggagacaaaaACTATAAGTTATTctctaatcatatatattttatataactataacttatatagataatcaaactcaataatatattagtatgagcaaattattataaaataatatgcttatactataatataaataaactaaattgactaataatagtttagcaTATTGACTATTAgctattactaccatgtaacactaacgaataataacaactaatatataaacactaatgtataataacatgtaatactaatatataataactaaagtatgataacatgtaatagtaatctataatagcatgtaatactaatgtataaatattaacatataataacatataatactaatgtataataacattaatttgtacaatgatttattttttaattttggttatattttaataaaattgaaaaaatattttttttaaaaaaactaaaatatggAAGCTTAAATCCGATTAGTGAGAGCCTAAGACtgtcaaattgaaatttcaattgGGCTAAGAAAAAAAGCTTAATAAAAGGTCTAAATCTGACTCCGTTTCGACAAGTCGAAGTCATATCGAAGGTTATGCGTATCGAAATCAGATTCAAAGGTAGTTCACTCTGACTCCGACATTATCGATGCTTAGCCCTCTTGAGAAGGTTGACCACCTTCTTTTCTTATGCCCCCTTTGCGAAAACAGTTTGACGTGTCAGCCTGGTGTGATATATGTTATATACGCATAGATGCATGGGAGCTGACCCAGTACAAGGGAtgagaaatatttggtttaaaagaatattaaaaataatcataaattcataaattaatatgacttgatatattagattgtaatttttttaattattgtaaagAATATTCAACTAATCATATTTAGGCATATTAATTTGTGGACTTCTACGGTATTTATGTGAATATACCAAAATGTTAATACGCCTTGATCTGGAATATATCAAAATGCATTTCAAAACATTTTGGAAGGACATTAGAACATGTTGAGAAGTTGTGTTTTTAAAAACTAGTACGAGTCTAAGGTCTCGTTGACttctacaaaatatttcatctcatttaattattacaatttttttaaatttttatataaaataaaataaataatttatttttttaaaattttaaaataaaaataatattaaaagaatatattctaatatgattttatttaattttaaatttttttctcaattcatctcatctataaaaataaacgacgAGGCCTAAATTGTCATCAAGatgcattgttaaaaaaaaagaactcatcaGTATTCAAATGATACTCTAAAAAAAGAAGCTGatcttggattttatttttcgctaaaaataatatttaataatatatgtattgGTTAATTAGGTTTAAATTGGGTTTTGGATGTTGTCTTTAGTGGcgtcaaaatttgatttttttttatttgattttttttttttttgtttaatcagTGCTCAGATGCACATTTTAATGGTTCACCCCTTGGAAAAACATCCTAACTGTGCCTCTCCTTTTTAGGTTGGTAAACTCAATATTTACTGTTGGACTcgttataattttgaaaaaaattcaaaatatttatagttttctcaatttctctctGATATCAAACTGTCActtcaatttttctaaaaatattgatgtcacaatagtaatttaaataataaaaacaagaaaataaactaaaaacctggatttataataaattgagtAAAAACCATTACACCAACTCAGATTGCTCTTTCATAAAActtcaaggaaaataaaaatatttcatagaTAGCACTTTTTTATAGCCCTGCTTCTAATCCTCTCATGTGTCCTCTAAAGTTCTGTATTAACATACTcctctttaatttttgtaaaataaaaaattttataagtgaaagataagtaaATAGCTGAGTAAGTAGGATTGATTAAGCTGGGTACAACATATGAGCCGTGTTTATGTGATCTAAACCTTCTCAACGTTCTTTGATGTAGTTAttcttctctattatttttttatttaggatCTACACATTTTCAGTGACTTTCGGTATAGTTatcctctttatttatttctctttacgCATTTCTAcaacttctcaaaatttttcgaTATAGTTATCTTCTCCAATATTATATAGTAACGGTACCGTACTAATATCAACATCATATATATCCTATCATGCGATtaattccataaaaaatatatatagtacatgtatttcatgtagATGTCACTGtaccataaatcacatgaagttTCAAAAAACAATCTTCTATAAATATGCCATGACAACATACATAAAAGTCAATGTTATGAAACCACTATTGTCTTCTAGGCTCAGGTCACACTTTTCAtgagataataataatttaccatgcgatgttcgaacgtttgttatgCAATGCAAATAAATTCTTCTAAgtagtacatttcataacatgtttaataaaataaaagtgcacAGAAACTTTTAATAACAATACCAGATTAATTAAACACACTTGCCTAGTTACACCAATTAATATTTGATAACAACAGTATCACTTAGAACCTAAATAAAGGATTAACACAATTTATAGACTTGCatgttgtgttttgtaattTCACTTAAAAGTTGTTTAGGAAATCCACAAGAATCTAACATCCTtgtatttaaaagaaaaataaaaaactaagtGTAACACTCGAGCCAGTCAAGccgctttacaaaattttttggatttatagttatgaaaaattgtttgggattacgagtaaatttttttttttttttgggaagagagagtttgggcctaagatatttttttgacagaatataatttttcaataggtttgataatgaggttttaaaatctttaatggACTAAGTGGATGTTCATCAGAAAAATTTATAGgacaagtgtatttttttttttaggttgagtcgAGACCCAAAACTTAAGGTAAAGGCCCATGCAATAATCCCAGACCTGATCTAGTCATGGGCCAAATTGTTTTTAAGCTAAAGAGCCCAGGCCTGTGAAAACAAGTCCAGACTTCATGTAGCACGGCTTCAAGCcgtttccattttcatgcatgtCCCTCCCTTTCTCTTCTTTAGGTTTTATCTATTTCCTCTTATAGCTCTTATATATGCTAAGCATTCTCAACCCTAGATTCAATGATGCTGCCCTCTCTTCATGCTCTCAGCCATCCAAACTTATCTGAGCCTCCACCCCCCATTGTGAACCCCAGTACACACTGCAACCAGTCATTACTTCTCCATAAAACAGCAAACTGAGGGGCTCGGTTTGCATCCAGTAAACCGCCAC carries:
- the LOC109000401 gene encoding sigma intracellular receptor 2-like; the encoded protein is MGAFLNLVDAVLFLFFVVIAVAAPLIDAQMCLPAGLLPDLLVDLNNWYTREYGDYLVAEKPHFFVGIVWLELLFQWPLALLNLYGILGGKPWFNTTCLIYGVSCFTCMAAILSELMGSQKASDKLLMTYFPFMGLGVLAFLRGLLPHSGKTTTTIGKRPLLGRKKRV